The region TATTACAAGCTTTTGTTATTGTGGAAATCAAAACAGATAAATTAACGCATCAGGACATTGGACAATTACAGATGTATGCAAATTACTTTGATCGTTTTGAAAAACAAGATTTTGAAAATCCAACCATCGGAATTTTATTATGTGCCGACAAAAACGATGCAATGGCAAAAATAACACTTCCCGAAAATAACAAAACAATTATTGCAAGTAAGTACCAACTCTATCTCCCAACCGAACAACAGCTGATAGCCGAAGTAAAAAAGGAAATAGAAAAATTAGATAGTAAAGACTAATTTCTTTTAGATCTATTTTATATATTTTTTATAATACGTCAAAAAATACAAAGGAAAGAATGACAGAGCAATTGGTACATACATCCCTCCGAAAGATTCTTTATAATTTACATATTGTTTTTCTATAATGATGACCAACAAGTAAACAAGAATGGTAAATACGAAATAGGTTCTTTTTTCATTATCATTATCAAAATATATAAATAAAGAGGAAACAAAAACTAGTATATATAAAAACAGATTAGCCATAAAGATTAAAATCAAGCCTCTATCAGTATCCCCATAATGAAAATAAGTCTGGAATAACAATAAAATAAATCCAACAAATAAGTCTGGAATTAAAAAAGATCTCCATTTATATCTTATACAAGCATAAACAACAAAAAAAGCAAACAAGAAAAAATAGCCCATATATCTATTTTAAATTTTATCTCTTAAAGTATAATTCAACAAAATTAATTCAGAATCTTAAATAAAATCTTTGCGCCTTAGCGTCTTTGTGGCAAAAAAAACTTATTGAAGTAAAAAACCCATTCGAATCGACCCATAAAAATAACCCGCATTGGTATCTATACCTGGATCTCTTAATTCTCTTCCGCGGTAAAGGAAAGAATAGGAAATATTAAAATTGTTGTGTCGATATTTTAAACCGGCTTCTGCATTAAATCGAAGCGGTTCCAAGTCGAAAGTAATCGGACTTGTATCGTTAAACATACTGCCTTCTATCGTCGCATCATAAAACTGATAATTGACACTTGGCATCGCATAAAAATAAAACTCCCTAATATCGTTCTGAACCTGTGAGTTTACAGAAGCATGATACATATTAGAATCATAAATCGGAAGCAGTTTTTTAAATCCAAATCTCGCCATAAAACCAGTTGAAAGTCCTGTAAAAATAGTTCCTAAATTGGCTTCGGAATGAAAGTGCAAATCCACAAAATCATTGTGTTTTGACGGAAACATTTTCTTGGAATACATTACATGCGCCTGAACAGAAAAAGCATTATGCAGTTGATTTTCCCAGCCATACACTTTTTTGTATCCAATAATTTTATGAAATCCAACCTGAGTTTCTTCTCCCAAAGCATTTGGCCCCATAAATCCTAACTGAAAACTAGTCTTTAAAACAGATTCACTCTGATAAAAGAAGCTTCTGCCCGCTTCTGCAAAAAGATAAGCAGTAAAAGGACGATCGTTTATATCTACTGCAGTTTCATTGATAAATCTCGGATTATAAATGTATTGTCCAACACGAAATTCTGTGACTTTCTTATTGATTTTTTCATTATCATTTTTTGATAAAAACCGATAAAAAAGTTCCAATCCGTTGGTATAATACATATCGTTTTTAGACGAAGTGTATAAATCATTGTCAGATATAAAACCTATTTCAGAAGTTTTTCCTTGTCCAAAAGTCAACGTTGTGGTTAAGATCAGAAAAGCAAAAAGCGCTTTTTTACTTTTTCTCATCTCCATTATAATTGATTTTCCCAACGTATCGCATTTCACGGACAATTCGTTCTTTTCTTCTATTGATATAACTTGATGAACCAGTAGCTTTAAATTTTCTTGGATTTGGAAGAATTGCTGCAATTCCGGCCGCCTGCATTGGTGTCAAACTTGAAGCATCTCGACGGTACCAATGTTCTGTTGCCGCATAAGCACCATAAACACCATCTCCCATTTCGATACTGTTTAGGTAAACTTCCATAATACGTTCTTTGCCCCAAATTAATTCGATTAAAACAGTAAAATACGCTTCAAGACCTTTACGGAAATAACTTTTGCCCTGCCATAAAAAGACATTTTTGGCTGTCTGCTGTGAAATGGTACTTCCGCCTCGAATTCTGCGTCCGCGTTCGTTGCTTTTATAGGCTTTTTGGAGCGCTTTAAAATCGAAACCATTGTGTGTTAAAAATGTGGCGTCTTCACTGGCAATAACCGCTTTTTGCAGATTCATGGAGATTTTTTCAATCGGTTCCCAATCGTGATCAAAGTAAACCTCTTTTCCTGCCCATTTGTTTTCGATAGCACGAATAAGCATTAATGGCGTAAACGGAACCGGAACATATTTAAAAAATATAACTGACCCAATAGATATTCCAAAAAACCATAAAGTAGCTTTTATAAAAAACCATTTTATTCTTTCGCCCCAAGAACGATTTCCTTTTTTAGGAGTCGTTTTAGGTTTAGGTTTACTTGCGGTTGTTGTTTTTTTAATTGGTCTTTTGGTTACTCCCATTATATTAAGTCTGCTAATTCGGTTCCTATTAAACTGCCTATTGCCACTCCCATTCCGCCCAAACGCACTCCACAAAACACGTTTTCAGACAGTTGAGTTACAACAGGATTTTTACTATTTCCGATTCCCATAATGCCACTCCAACGGTGCGCAATCTGAAAATCCTGATTCGGTAAAATTACATTTTTCAGTAAATCTTCCAATTTATTTTGAATAATTTTCGTCTGGCCAAATTCAGTTGTGGTTTCACCTTCAAAATCCAGGTTTCTTCCTCCGCCTAGTAAAATTCGATCGTTTATATTTCTAAAGTAGTAATACCCTTTATCTAAATGAAACGTTCCTTTTATATCTAAATTATGAATCGGTTCCGTAATTAAAACCTGTGCTCGGGCTGGTTTAACAGCTCCATTTGTGAGAGATCCGGCAAAACCGTTGGTAGCAAAAAACAGTTTTTGGGTTTTAAAACTAAAATCGTTCAAAACCACTTCGACATGATTTGCTGCATCTGCATAAGAAGTTACGGTTTGCTGATTCAAAATCAAAATGTTTTCTGAAACCGCTTGTTTCAACAATTCCTGCATCATATTCCCCGTATCAATCTGTGCTTCAAATGGATTAAAAATCAAATAATCCTGAACATTTCCAAATCCGAATCGGTCTGTTTCTTTGGCGAAAACTTCTGCTTTAAAAAGTGGTTTTAGAATTTCGTTGACAAAAGACATTCTCGAAATACATTCATTAAATCCGAATTCGTCTTCTTTCAAAAACAATTCGTAGCCGCCATGAGGTTTAAAGTCAATTGCCGAATCGCCAAGTCTTTTTCTAAGCAATTGTAAACCTTTCCATCGTTTTTCAATCAGAGCTACAACATCCTCTTCTGAATGTGTTTTTAAATCTTCCAAAATTTCAGAAAGACTTCCAAAACAGGCAAAACCGGCATTTTTGGTACTGGCGCCTTGTGGTAACATGCCTCTTTCCAAAACCAGAATTTTAGCAGCCGGAAATTTTTCGCGTAAGCGTAAAGCCGTATGAAGACCAACTATTCCGCTTCCGACAATGGCGTAATCAACATTCGTAAACCAGTTTTTTAATTCCCAATAACTTAGTTCCATAAATTTTTTATTCTAAAAAATAAATTCCAAATTTTTAAAATCCAAATTCCAAACTTGGGTTAAATTACAATTTTTTTAAATCCCAAATCCCAAGCTTTAGATTTAATTTTTTTTAGTCACAAATTCCTGAATTCATAGTAGAAAACTTATGCATGGTTTTGGAATTTGGAATTTGTCTTACATTGGAATTTTAACAATTAATTGGATTTTAAATGTTGTATTTTTAGCGCCACAAAAAATAGAATAATTGATTATGAAAAAAGTAGTATTAACAACCTTAATAATGATGAGTTTAAACGCTATCGGACAGAATGTGATGTCGCCGGAATTGTTATGGAAATTAGGAAGAGTAACACCTCTTGGCATTTCTAAAGATGCAAAAAATGTTGTTTTTAAAGTTTCTACACCTTCTGTAGAAGAAAATAAATCGTCTTCAAAATTGTATACGATTCCTGTAACCGGAGGAAATGCAGTTGAAATTAAAGACACTAAAGATATCTTAGCAGATAAAAATATTTCTCCTGACGGAAAATATGTTGTTTATAACGAAGAAGTAAAAATCGATAAAGTTTTAGGTAAAGATTTTTATCCCAGCTTAACAAAATCGGATGCTCAAATCTACGACGGATTAGATTACCGTCATTGGGATACTTGGAACGAAGGGAAATTCAATCATGTTTTTTATAAAGAAAACAAAGACGGCGCAAAAGGAATTGACATCTTGAAAGGTGAAACTTTCGATTCTCCGCAAAAACCTTTCGGTGGTGACGAAGATTACATCTGGTCGCCAGACAGCAAAAGCATTTTGTACGTTTGCAAGAAAAAAGCAGGAACGGCTTACGCAATTTCTACCAATACCGATATTTATGAGTACAATCTGGAAACTCAAAAAACGATTAATAAAACGGATGGTAATTTAGGTTACGATACAGCGCCACAATTTTCTCCAACAGGAAATTTAACTTGGTTGCAAATGAAACGTGACGGTTATGAGTCGGACAAAAATGATATTATTGTTGAGTTTAAAGGAATGAAACAAAACTTAACAGCAAACTGGGACGGAACTGTAGATAATTTTATCTGGAGTAAAGACGGAAAAACAGTCTTTTTTGTAGCTCCAATTGATGGAACAAAACAAATTTTCTCGGTTAATTTCCCTGGTTTGACAAAAATCGCAATCAATATTCAGCAATTAACAAAAGGAGATTTTGACGTAAATGATTTAGTTGGATTTGCCGGAGATAATATCATCGTGACAAGAACCGATATGAATCATGCTGGCGAAATTTTTTCTTTCAATTTGAAGAAAAACACCTGGAAACAACTTTCTAATGTAAATACTGAAACATACAAATCTCTAACATTAAGCAAAACAGAAAGACGTTACGTTACCACAACCGACGGTAAAAAAATGTTAGTTTGGGTAATTTTACCTCCAAATTTTGATGCGTCTAAAAAATATCCAACTTTATTATACTGCCAAGGCGGACCGCAAAGTGCATTGACACAATCGTATTCTTTCCGTTGGAATTTCTCTTTAATGGCTGCTAAAGGTTATGTAGTGGTTGCACCAAACCGTCGCGGAATGCCGGGACATGGTGTGGAATGGAACGAACAAATCAGTAAAGACTGGGGCGGACAGGTTATGGACGATTATCTTTCTGCTATTGATGATGTTGCGAAAGAAAGTTATGTTGACAAAAGCCGTTTAGGATGTGTTGGTGCCAGTTATGGTGGCTACTCTGTATTCTATTTAGCTGGAATTCATAAAAACCGTTTCAAAACTTTTATTGCTCACGATGGCGTTTTCAATACCGTTTCGATGTTAGGAACAACTGAAGAGGTTTTCTTTAACAACTGGGATTTTGGAGGCGCATATTGGGAAAAAGATAATGCTGTTGCTCAAAAAGCCTACACTACTTTCAACCCTGCAAATTTGGTTCAGAACTGGAACCGTCCTATTTTGATTTTCCAGGGTGGAAAAGATTTTCGTGTGCCGATTGGACAAGGACAAGAAGCTTTTCAGGCGGCGCAGTTAAGAGGAATCAAAAGCCGATTTGTATATTTCCCGGA is a window of Flavobacterium crocinum DNA encoding:
- a CDS encoding lipid A deacylase LpxR family protein, producing the protein MRKSKKALFAFLILTTTLTFGQGKTSEIGFISDNDLYTSSKNDMYYTNGLELFYRFLSKNDNEKINKKVTEFRVGQYIYNPRFINETAVDINDRPFTAYLFAEAGRSFFYQSESVLKTSFQLGFMGPNALGEETQVGFHKIIGYKKVYGWENQLHNAFSVQAHVMYSKKMFPSKHNDFVDLHFHSEANLGTIFTGLSTGFMARFGFKKLLPIYDSNMYHASVNSQVQNDIREFYFYAMPSVNYQFYDATIEGSMFNDTSPITFDLEPLRFNAEAGLKYRHNNFNISYSFLYRGRELRDPGIDTNAGYFYGSIRMGFLLQ
- the mtgA gene encoding monofunctional biosynthetic peptidoglycan transglycosylase, yielding MGVTKRPIKKTTTASKPKPKTTPKKGNRSWGERIKWFFIKATLWFFGISIGSVIFFKYVPVPFTPLMLIRAIENKWAGKEVYFDHDWEPIEKISMNLQKAVIASEDATFLTHNGFDFKALQKAYKSNERGRRIRGGSTISQQTAKNVFLWQGKSYFRKGLEAYFTVLIELIWGKERIMEVYLNSIEMGDGVYGAYAATEHWYRRDASSLTPMQAAGIAAILPNPRKFKATGSSSYINRRKERIVREMRYVGKINYNGDEKK
- a CDS encoding NAD(P)/FAD-dependent oxidoreductase, encoding MELSYWELKNWFTNVDYAIVGSGIVGLHTALRLREKFPAAKILVLERGMLPQGASTKNAGFACFGSLSEILEDLKTHSEEDVVALIEKRWKGLQLLRKRLGDSAIDFKPHGGYELFLKEDEFGFNECISRMSFVNEILKPLFKAEVFAKETDRFGFGNVQDYLIFNPFEAQIDTGNMMQELLKQAVSENILILNQQTVTSYADAANHVEVVLNDFSFKTQKLFFATNGFAGSLTNGAVKPARAQVLITEPIHNLDIKGTFHLDKGYYYFRNINDRILLGGGRNLDFEGETTTEFGQTKIIQNKLEDLLKNVILPNQDFQIAHRWSGIMGIGNSKNPVVTQLSENVFCGVRLGGMGVAIGSLIGTELADLI
- a CDS encoding S9 family peptidase; its protein translation is MKKVVLTTLIMMSLNAIGQNVMSPELLWKLGRVTPLGISKDAKNVVFKVSTPSVEENKSSSKLYTIPVTGGNAVEIKDTKDILADKNISPDGKYVVYNEEVKIDKVLGKDFYPSLTKSDAQIYDGLDYRHWDTWNEGKFNHVFYKENKDGAKGIDILKGETFDSPQKPFGGDEDYIWSPDSKSILYVCKKKAGTAYAISTNTDIYEYNLETQKTINKTDGNLGYDTAPQFSPTGNLTWLQMKRDGYESDKNDIIVEFKGMKQNLTANWDGTVDNFIWSKDGKTVFFVAPIDGTKQIFSVNFPGLTKIAINIQQLTKGDFDVNDLVGFAGDNIIVTRTDMNHAGEIFSFNLKKNTWKQLSNVNTETYKSLTLSKTERRYVTTTDGKKMLVWVILPPNFDASKKYPTLLYCQGGPQSALTQSYSFRWNFSLMAAKGYVVVAPNRRGMPGHGVEWNEQISKDWGGQVMDDYLSAIDDVAKESYVDKSRLGCVGASYGGYSVFYLAGIHKNRFKTFIAHDGVFNTVSMLGTTEEVFFNNWDFGGAYWEKDNAVAQKAYTTFNPANLVQNWNRPILIFQGGKDFRVPIGQGQEAFQAAQLRGIKSRFVYFPEENHWVLKPQNAQVWQGEFFKWLSETL